The nucleotide window GGCGGCATCCCCGTCATCTGAGCTCGTTCGGCGCTCGGCGCGCACGGCCGCCGCTACGCTTGCACCATGGCACCCGAGCTCGACCCCAGCGTCCTCGACATCCGTTTCGCAGCGGCCAAAGCCGCTTCTCGCAGGCTCGCGACGGCCACGAGCGATGAGAAGGATGCGGTGCTGCGTGCGCTCGGAGCCGGACTGCGCGAGCAGGGCGCGGCGGTCATCGCGGCGAACGAGCAGGATCTGGCCGCCGGCCGTGCGAACGGGCTGTCGGACGGCCTGCTCGACCGGCTCCGGCTCGATGAACGCCGGGTGGAGGCCCTCGCGACCGCGGCCGAGGACATCGTCGACCTGCCGGACCCCGTGGGCGAGGTCGTGCGCGGCAGCACGCTGCCGAACGGGATCCGCATCGAACAGCTCCGCGTGCCGCTCGGGGTCGTCGGGGCGATCTACGAGGCCAGGCCGAACGTGACCGTCGACATCGCCGCGCTGGCGATCAAGAGCGGCAACGCCGTGGTGCTCCGCGGCGGCTCGGCCGCCGAGCACAGCAACCGCGCCCTGCTCGGGGTGCTCCGCGGAGCGCTGGAGGCGGCCGGCTTCCCGGCGGATGCGGTGCAGACGGTCGACGACTTCGGCCGCGACGGCGCACGCGCGCTCATGCAGGCGCGCGGCCACGTCGACGTGCTCATCCCGCGCGGCAGCGCCGGGCTGATCCGCGCCGTCGTCGAGGAGGCGACGGTGCCGGTCATCGAGACGGGCGCCGGCGTCGTGCACATGTTCCTCGACGCGAGCGCCAGGGAGGACTGGGCGGTCGAGCTCGTGCACAATGCGAAGGTGCAGCGGCCGAGCGTGTGCAATGCGCTCGAGACGCTGCTCGTGCACCGCGACGCCGCCGAACGGCTCCTGCCGGCGGTCGTCGACCGCCTGGTCGAGGCCGGCGTGACCGTGCACGGCGACGAGCGCGTTCGCGCGATCCGCCCGGACGCGACGCCGATCGAGCCCGACGAATGGGCGACGGAGCATTTGAGCCTCGACCTCTCGGTCGGCATCGTCGACTCCCTCGACGACGCGCTCGAACACATCCGCCGCTACTCCACGAAGCACACCGAGGCGATCGTGACGGCGGACGTCGAGAACGCCGAGCGCTTCCTCGCGGAGGTGGATGCCGCCGCGGTGCTCGTGAACGCCTCCACCCGCTTCACGGACGGCGCGGAGTTCGGCTTCGGCGCCGAAGTGGGCATCTCGACGCAGAAACTGCACGCGCGCGGCCCGATGGGCCTGCCGGAGCTCACGAGCACGAAGTGGCTCGTCCGCGGCCGCGGGCATGTGCGCGGATGAGCCCGGCCGGCATGGGTAGACTGTCGGATGCGACATCCATGATTCGGAGGAACGGCGAATGAGCCTTGTGACCGCTGTTGTGCTGGCCGAGACGGTCCACGCGAGGGAGCTTCCCATGCCGGCGTGGGCGTTCGGCCTCGTCACCCTCCTGATCTTCGCCGTGCTCGGCATCGTCACGTACTCGTATCGCGACGTCGCCAACCGCCACCGCGCCAAGGCCGAGGCCTACGCGGCACGACACGCCGACAGCGGCGCGCACGGCGGCCACTGACTCGTATGGGCGGGCAGGCCCGGCGGCCGCGGATCGGGGTCATGGGCGGCACCTTCGACCCGGTGCACCACGGCCACCTGGTCGCGGCCAGCGAAGTCGCCCAGCACTTCGACCTCGACGAAGTCGTCTTCGTGCCGACGGGGCAGCCGGGCTACAAGCCCGGGGTCACCACGGCCGAGCACCGGTATCTGATGACGGTGATC belongs to Agromyces archimandritae and includes:
- a CDS encoding glutamate-5-semialdehyde dehydrogenase, with the translated sequence MAPELDPSVLDIRFAAAKAASRRLATATSDEKDAVLRALGAGLREQGAAVIAANEQDLAAGRANGLSDGLLDRLRLDERRVEALATAAEDIVDLPDPVGEVVRGSTLPNGIRIEQLRVPLGVVGAIYEARPNVTVDIAALAIKSGNAVVLRGGSAAEHSNRALLGVLRGALEAAGFPADAVQTVDDFGRDGARALMQARGHVDVLIPRGSAGLIRAVVEEATVPVIETGAGVVHMFLDASAREDWAVELVHNAKVQRPSVCNALETLLVHRDAAERLLPAVVDRLVEAGVTVHGDERVRAIRPDATPIEPDEWATEHLSLDLSVGIVDSLDDALEHIRRYSTKHTEAIVTADVENAERFLAEVDAAAVLVNASTRFTDGAEFGFGAEVGISTQKLHARGPMGLPELTSTKWLVRGRGHVRG